From a region of the Carassius auratus strain Wakin chromosome 31, ASM336829v1, whole genome shotgun sequence genome:
- the LOC113050846 gene encoding cordon-bleu protein-like 1 isoform X4 encodes MDPKEDLVDRDITLTVLLPGGQETTSTVHGSKPVMDVLVTLCAQHHLVPSEHVIKLVSTNQNHVNFKPSSMIGSLEFERVVLLTKGCDNKKKPHVPVATVRLLINYKKSHKAVVRVNPTVPLAELMPTVCEKCEFDPDTSILLRTYQSEEPLDLTQTLSDYGIRELYAKDIKGGYEEQKSPVKEKKHREKGDKGFFGLFKDKKTSEQVCTPAVAGSAPEQNGQCADRVNGVNGHLTLPRVTADMPKKRRAPRPPLTVSQNVTSGLHTRDFSDLSKSDSSGKQGQLSRFSSTESSLKRSKRRAPLPPPLCDGPTMSDSDNKGGGA; translated from the exons ATGGATCCCAAAGAAGATCTCGTGGACAGGGACATCACTCTGACTGTACTACTCCCAGGAGGACAGGAGACCACATCCACAGTGCATGGAAG TAAACCAGTTATGGATGTTCTGGTTACACTGTGTGCTCAACACCATCTCGTTCCATCAGAGCATGTCATTAAGCTTGTTTCCACCAATCAAAACCACGTCAATTTCAAACCCAGCTCCATGATTGGCTCTCTTGAATTTGAAAGAGTTGTCCTGCTAACTAAAGGATGTGATAACAAGAAGAAACCTCATGTTCCTGTG GCAACAGTTCGTCTTCTGATAAACTACAAGAAGTCCCATAAGGCAGTAGTACGGGTAAATCCTACTGTGCCGCTGGCTGAGCTGATGCCCACAGTGTGTGAGAAGTGTGAGTTCGACCCTGATACCAGCATCTTACTGAGGACATATCAATCAGAGGAACCTCTGGATCTAACACAAACACTCAGTGACTATGGAATCAGGGAGCTGTATGCTAAAGACATTAaag GTGGTTATGAAGAACAGAAATCCCCAGTCAAAGAAAAGAAACACAGAGAGAAGGGAGACAAAGGTTTCTTTGGATTATTCAAGGACAAGAAAACGTCCGAGCAAGTTTGTACACCT GCTGTGGCTGGCAGTGCTCCTGAACAGAACGGCCAATGTGCGGACAGGGTGAATGGTGTTAATGGCCACTTAACCTTACCCAGGGTCACTGCCGACATGCCAAAGAAGAGACGAGCTCCTCGGCCTCCTTTGACGGTGTCCCAGAATGTCACTTCTGGACTTCACACCAGAGATTTTTCTGATCTGTCAAAGAGTGACTCTTCTGGAAAACAG GGTCAACTCAGTCGTTTCTCATCCACTGAGTC
- the LOC113050846 gene encoding cordon-bleu protein-like 1 isoform X2, with amino-acid sequence MSDCILMGFRIIPTWINNPPMDPKEDLVDRDITLTVLLPGGQETTSTVHGSKPVMDVLVTLCAQHHLVPSEHVIKLVSTNQNHVNFKPSSMIGSLEFERVVLLTKGCDNKKKPHVPVATVRLLINYKKSHKAVVRVNPTVPLAELMPTVCEKCEFDPDTSILLRTYQSEEPLDLTQTLSDYGIRELYAKDIKGGYEEQKSPVKEKKHREKGDKGFFGLFKDKKTSEQVCTPAVAGSAPEQNGQCADRVNGVNGHLTLPRVTADMPKKRRAPRPPLTVSQNVTSGLHTRDFSDLSKSDSSGKQGQLSRFSSTESSLKRSKRRAPLPPPLCDGPTMSDSDNKGGGA; translated from the exons ATGAGTGATTGTATCCTGATGGGATTTCGTATTATTCCTACTTGGATAAAT AACCCACCTATGGATCCCAAAGAAGATCTCGTGGACAGGGACATCACTCTGACTGTACTACTCCCAGGAGGACAGGAGACCACATCCACAGTGCATGGAAG TAAACCAGTTATGGATGTTCTGGTTACACTGTGTGCTCAACACCATCTCGTTCCATCAGAGCATGTCATTAAGCTTGTTTCCACCAATCAAAACCACGTCAATTTCAAACCCAGCTCCATGATTGGCTCTCTTGAATTTGAAAGAGTTGTCCTGCTAACTAAAGGATGTGATAACAAGAAGAAACCTCATGTTCCTGTG GCAACAGTTCGTCTTCTGATAAACTACAAGAAGTCCCATAAGGCAGTAGTACGGGTAAATCCTACTGTGCCGCTGGCTGAGCTGATGCCCACAGTGTGTGAGAAGTGTGAGTTCGACCCTGATACCAGCATCTTACTGAGGACATATCAATCAGAGGAACCTCTGGATCTAACACAAACACTCAGTGACTATGGAATCAGGGAGCTGTATGCTAAAGACATTAaag GTGGTTATGAAGAACAGAAATCCCCAGTCAAAGAAAAGAAACACAGAGAGAAGGGAGACAAAGGTTTCTTTGGATTATTCAAGGACAAGAAAACGTCCGAGCAAGTTTGTACACCT GCTGTGGCTGGCAGTGCTCCTGAACAGAACGGCCAATGTGCGGACAGGGTGAATGGTGTTAATGGCCACTTAACCTTACCCAGGGTCACTGCCGACATGCCAAAGAAGAGACGAGCTCCTCGGCCTCCTTTGACGGTGTCCCAGAATGTCACTTCTGGACTTCACACCAGAGATTTTTCTGATCTGTCAAAGAGTGACTCTTCTGGAAAACAG GGTCAACTCAGTCGTTTCTCATCCACTGAGTC
- the LOC113050846 gene encoding cordon-bleu protein-like 1 isoform X3, producing MSDCILMGFRIIPTWINLQNPPMDPKEDLVDRDITLTVLLPGGQETTSTVHGSKPVMDVLVTLCAQHHLVPSEHVIKLVSTNQNHVNFKPSSMIGSLEFERVVLLTKGCDNKKKPHVPVATVRLLINYKKSHKAVVRVNPTVPLAELMPTVCEKCEFDPDTSILLRTYQSEEPLDLTQTLSDYGIRELYAKDIKGGYEEQKSPVKEKKHREKGDKGFFGLFKDKKTSEQAVAGSAPEQNGQCADRVNGVNGHLTLPRVTADMPKKRRAPRPPLTVSQNVTSGLHTRDFSDLSKSDSSGKQGQLSRFSSTESSLKRSKRRAPLPPPLCDGPTMSDSDNKGGGA from the exons ATGAGTGATTGTATCCTGATGGGATTTCGTATTATTCCTACTTGGATAAAT CTACAGAACCCACCTATGGATCCCAAAGAAGATCTCGTGGACAGGGACATCACTCTGACTGTACTACTCCCAGGAGGACAGGAGACCACATCCACAGTGCATGGAAG TAAACCAGTTATGGATGTTCTGGTTACACTGTGTGCTCAACACCATCTCGTTCCATCAGAGCATGTCATTAAGCTTGTTTCCACCAATCAAAACCACGTCAATTTCAAACCCAGCTCCATGATTGGCTCTCTTGAATTTGAAAGAGTTGTCCTGCTAACTAAAGGATGTGATAACAAGAAGAAACCTCATGTTCCTGTG GCAACAGTTCGTCTTCTGATAAACTACAAGAAGTCCCATAAGGCAGTAGTACGGGTAAATCCTACTGTGCCGCTGGCTGAGCTGATGCCCACAGTGTGTGAGAAGTGTGAGTTCGACCCTGATACCAGCATCTTACTGAGGACATATCAATCAGAGGAACCTCTGGATCTAACACAAACACTCAGTGACTATGGAATCAGGGAGCTGTATGCTAAAGACATTAaag GTGGTTATGAAGAACAGAAATCCCCAGTCAAAGAAAAGAAACACAGAGAGAAGGGAGACAAAGGTTTCTTTGGATTATTCAAGGACAAGAAAACGTCCGAGCAA GCTGTGGCTGGCAGTGCTCCTGAACAGAACGGCCAATGTGCGGACAGGGTGAATGGTGTTAATGGCCACTTAACCTTACCCAGGGTCACTGCCGACATGCCAAAGAAGAGACGAGCTCCTCGGCCTCCTTTGACGGTGTCCCAGAATGTCACTTCTGGACTTCACACCAGAGATTTTTCTGATCTGTCAAAGAGTGACTCTTCTGGAAAACAG GGTCAACTCAGTCGTTTCTCATCCACTGAGTC
- the LOC113050846 gene encoding cordon-bleu protein-like 1 isoform X1 — translation MSDCILMGFRIIPTWINLQNPPMDPKEDLVDRDITLTVLLPGGQETTSTVHGSKPVMDVLVTLCAQHHLVPSEHVIKLVSTNQNHVNFKPSSMIGSLEFERVVLLTKGCDNKKKPHVPVATVRLLINYKKSHKAVVRVNPTVPLAELMPTVCEKCEFDPDTSILLRTYQSEEPLDLTQTLSDYGIRELYAKDIKGGYEEQKSPVKEKKHREKGDKGFFGLFKDKKTSEQVCTPAVAGSAPEQNGQCADRVNGVNGHLTLPRVTADMPKKRRAPRPPLTVSQNVTSGLHTRDFSDLSKSDSSGKQGQLSRFSSTESSLKRSKRRAPLPPPLCDGPTMSDSDNKGGGA, via the exons ATGAGTGATTGTATCCTGATGGGATTTCGTATTATTCCTACTTGGATAAAT CTACAGAACCCACCTATGGATCCCAAAGAAGATCTCGTGGACAGGGACATCACTCTGACTGTACTACTCCCAGGAGGACAGGAGACCACATCCACAGTGCATGGAAG TAAACCAGTTATGGATGTTCTGGTTACACTGTGTGCTCAACACCATCTCGTTCCATCAGAGCATGTCATTAAGCTTGTTTCCACCAATCAAAACCACGTCAATTTCAAACCCAGCTCCATGATTGGCTCTCTTGAATTTGAAAGAGTTGTCCTGCTAACTAAAGGATGTGATAACAAGAAGAAACCTCATGTTCCTGTG GCAACAGTTCGTCTTCTGATAAACTACAAGAAGTCCCATAAGGCAGTAGTACGGGTAAATCCTACTGTGCCGCTGGCTGAGCTGATGCCCACAGTGTGTGAGAAGTGTGAGTTCGACCCTGATACCAGCATCTTACTGAGGACATATCAATCAGAGGAACCTCTGGATCTAACACAAACACTCAGTGACTATGGAATCAGGGAGCTGTATGCTAAAGACATTAaag GTGGTTATGAAGAACAGAAATCCCCAGTCAAAGAAAAGAAACACAGAGAGAAGGGAGACAAAGGTTTCTTTGGATTATTCAAGGACAAGAAAACGTCCGAGCAAGTTTGTACACCT GCTGTGGCTGGCAGTGCTCCTGAACAGAACGGCCAATGTGCGGACAGGGTGAATGGTGTTAATGGCCACTTAACCTTACCCAGGGTCACTGCCGACATGCCAAAGAAGAGACGAGCTCCTCGGCCTCCTTTGACGGTGTCCCAGAATGTCACTTCTGGACTTCACACCAGAGATTTTTCTGATCTGTCAAAGAGTGACTCTTCTGGAAAACAG GGTCAACTCAGTCGTTTCTCATCCACTGAGTC